The window TGCCGAGGAGGAAGAAGACGACGAAGAGGAGGAAGAAGAGAAGGGCGGACATCCGGACGTTGTGCCGCGCCGCCTCGGTGAAGAGCAGCATCGGAATCGGCCGCAGGGGGGGACGGGCCTCCGCGGGGGGGGAAGAGCCGCCGACGAACGCGTTCCCGCCGGGAGGAGGAGCGGGTGGAGGAGCGCCCGGCCCGGCCCGGCTCCCGAGCGGCTCCCGGCAGAGGTAACAGACATCCGCCCCGGGCCGGTTGACGCCGCCGCACTTCGGACAAGCCGGGGCGATGCCGCTGGTCACGCCGTGCTCCCGTACGCTACCGCAAATTCGCCTTCGGTACCGTCCGGCTTTCGGGCTCCGTTTCGAAGTACGCCTCCTGGGCGAAGTTGAACATGGAGGCGATGAAGTTGGTGGGGATCGACTGGATCGCGTTGTTGTACGTCATCACCGAGTCGTTGTAGAACCGCCTGGCGAAGGAGATCTTGTTCTCCGTCCCGGTCAGCTCCTCCTGCAGGGAGGCGACGTTCTTGTTCGCCTTGAGCTCCGGGTAATTCTCGACGACGGCGAAGAGGCTTTTCAGCGTCTCGGTCAGGATCCCTTCCGCCTTCGCCTGGGCCGCGGGTCCCTTCGCCGACAGGGCCGCTCCGCGGGCCTCGATGACCTTGGTCAGCGTCTCCTGTTCGTACGCCATGTAATCCTTCACGACCTCCACAAGGTTCGGGATGAGGTCGTACCGGCGCTTCAGTTGCACGTCGATCTGGTGCCACGCATTCTTGATCTGGTTGCGAAAGCGGACGAGCTTGTTGTAGGCGGCGACGAACCAGGCGATGATGATGGCCAGCAGGACCAATGGAATGTACGCCATCGACGTTCCTCCGGCGGGAGAGATGGGGCGATTCACCTTGCGAATCGCTATTTTCCGAACAGTGTATCCGATGTATGATGCAATTTGAACAAATCAAATACGGACCGCGTGATCTTTCGCAAGGGGAACGGCTCATCACCACACCGAACGGAAAAGACCCGAAACGCCCATCCGGCGGCCGGGAGGAGAAATCCCGCGTCGTTCGACGGGGACCCGGGGAGGTAAAACTCCCGCACCGTCCGGGGGATGCCCGGGGGGGAGCCGGCGCATCGCGCCGTCGTCCCCGTCCCGCGCCTGCGGACCAGGGGGGGAAGAAGCGTCCCGACGCCCGGGAGCAGGGGAAGGGGAAGGGGCTGCGCCGGCCTGCGGATGGCCCGCGGGGGCCGCTCCCCCGGGCCGCACGGCCCGCATTTCCGGAGCTGCTCGCGCCCGCCGGGTCCGCGGAGGCCTACTACGCCGCCGTCGACGCGGGCGCCGACGCCGTCTACCTGGGCCTCGGGAAGTTCAACGCGCGCGAGCGGGCGGAGAACTTCAACCTCGCGGACCTTTGCCGCATTCGGCCCCACGCCCGCGCACGCGGCGTCCGGTTGTACGTGGCGATGAACACCCTCCTCACCGAGGCGGATCTCCCCGAGGCGATCGCCCTGCTCCACCAGGTGGCGCCGCTCCAGCCCGACGCGATCATCGCGGCGGATCTCGGGCTGGTGCGGATCCTCCACGAATTCTTCCCGCAGATTCCCGTGCACATGAGCACGCAGGCCGGCTGCGCCTCCGCGGAGGCGGCGGAGGAGTTCGCCCGGATGGGGGTGTCCCGGGTCATCCTGGAACGCCACCTGCGCAGGGAAGAGATCGCCCGGATCGCCGAGCGCTCTCCGGTGGGCGTCGAGATTTTCGTCCACGGGGCGATGTGCTACTCCTGGTCCGGCAAGTGCTTCTTCTCCTCGTACCTCGGCGGCAAGAGCGCCAACCGCGGATTGTGCGTCCAGCCGTGCCGGCGCCTGTACGGCCACGGGGGAGAACCGGAGGCGATCTTTTCCACTCGCGACCTGTGTCTTCTCCGGAACCTTCCGGACCTCCTTCCCCTGGGCCTCACCGCGCTGAAGATCGAGGGGAGGATGCGGGGGGCGGAGTACGTGGCCGGCGTCGTGTCCGCGTACCGGGCGGCCCTCGACGGGATCCGGGCGGGGAATCCGGCGGAGGGGGTGGCCGAGGGAACGCGGATCCTCTCGCAGGTCATCGGCAGGGAAACGACCCCCGGGCTGGCCGGGGGTGCGCGCCCGGAAGAGGTGGCGACGGGAGGCGAATCGGGGAACATCGGGGACCTGGTCGGGACGGTGGCGCGCGTCGAGGACGGCTGGGCGTTCGTCCCCGGCGCGACGGGCGTCTCCCCCGGGGACCGGCTGCGCGTGCAGTTCCGGGAGGAGGGCGCGGGGCGGGGCTACTCCGCCGTCGACCTGCGGAGCGAGGAAGGCGGGCTCCGGGTCAAGGTGCCGTTTCCCGTCTCTCCGGGCGACCTGCTGTTCCGCGTGGGAGGCGCGGGCCGCGCGGAGTACACGCGGCGCGCCCGGAAGGAGATGGAGGCGATGCCTCCGGACGGCGCCCGCTTCCTGGTGTCCGTCTCCCCGGGGACCGTGACGGTCAGGGCGTCGTACGGAACCGAGGAGAAGGCGTTCGTATACCGGATCTCTGGACCGCCCGGCGGCCCTTCCGGAACGGTCCCCCCCGACGGGGAACGCCAGCTTGCCGAGGCGTACCGGGGTGACCTTCCCTTGGCGGGAGTCCGGGTCGAGATCCACGGGGGCCCGGGCGTCTGGGGCGATGTGCGCACCCTCTTCCTCCAGGCGGCCCGGCAGTTCGACCGGGAGTTCTACCTCGCCGGGAAACGGCTTCGGGTGGAGCTCCTGCCGACGCTGCGGGTTGCGGGGAGCCGGCCGGAGGAGGGGCCCGGCACGGTGATCTTCGCCGGGTGCCGCCCGGAGCAGCTTCCGCACCTGCCGAAGACTCCGGAGGTCGTTCCCGTGGTCGATTTCACCCGCTCCCTTGCGCGTGATCCGTCTCCGGCGGCGCGGTACGCACGGTCCGGGGGGTTCCTCCGCCTTCCCTCGCCGATGCTCGAGTCGGACGCCGCGTTCCTTCGCCGCACAGTGACCGACGCGATCCGCAAGGGGTTCACGCGATGGGTCGTGTCCGACGCCGGACACTTTCGCCTCTTCGCGCCCGCCCCGCTGCGGCGCCAGGTGACGCTGATCAGCGACCATTACCTTTACGCCTTCAACATGGCCGCCCTCGCGGCCCTTTCGCGGATGGGGGCGACGCGGATGATCCTTCCCGTGGAGGCGACCATTCCGGCGCTGCGGGACGTGGGAAAATTCCTCTACGGGCTGGGGATCGCCGTCGTGTACGGCCGGGTGCCGCTCATGGCCTCCCGTCTCCTCCCCGCGGGCGGGGTGCGCGGCGGAGAGGTCGTAAGTCCGCGCGAAGAACGATTCCGCGTCGTGACGGACGAGCACGGTTCGGCCGTCCTGCCCGCGGAGCCGTTCTCCGCGTCCGGGTCGCTTCACGTGCTGAGGGAGGCCGGGATCCGGGATTTCTTCGCCGACCTCCGGGGGCTCGGTCCGGCGGAGATGACGGAAGTGCTGTCGGCGCTGACCGCCGACCGCGAGATCCCGGGGACGTCGACCTTCAACCTCCTGCGGCGGAACTTCTGACGTGGCATCCGCCGTGAATCTCCGCAACATAGGGATCATCGCGCACATCGACGCGGGGAAGACGACCTTCACCGAGCGGCTCCTCTA of the bacterium genome contains:
- a CDS encoding U32 family peptidase → MQFEQIKYGPRDLSQGERLITTPNGKDPKRPSGGREEKSRVVRRGPGEVKLPHRPGDARGGAGASRRRPRPAPADQGGKKRPDAREQGKGKGLRRPADGPRGPLPRAARPAFPELLAPAGSAEAYYAAVDAGADAVYLGLGKFNARERAENFNLADLCRIRPHARARGVRLYVAMNTLLTEADLPEAIALLHQVAPLQPDAIIAADLGLVRILHEFFPQIPVHMSTQAGCASAEAAEEFARMGVSRVILERHLRREEIARIAERSPVGVEIFVHGAMCYSWSGKCFFSSYLGGKSANRGLCVQPCRRLYGHGGEPEAIFSTRDLCLLRNLPDLLPLGLTALKIEGRMRGAEYVAGVVSAYRAALDGIRAGNPAEGVAEGTRILSQVIGRETTPGLAGGARPEEVATGGESGNIGDLVGTVARVEDGWAFVPGATGVSPGDRLRVQFREEGAGRGYSAVDLRSEEGGLRVKVPFPVSPGDLLFRVGGAGRAEYTRRARKEMEAMPPDGARFLVSVSPGTVTVRASYGTEEKAFVYRISGPPGGPSGTVPPDGERQLAEAYRGDLPLAGVRVEIHGGPGVWGDVRTLFLQAARQFDREFYLAGKRLRVELLPTLRVAGSRPEEGPGTVIFAGCRPEQLPHLPKTPEVVPVVDFTRSLARDPSPAARYARSGGFLRLPSPMLESDAAFLRRTVTDAIRKGFTRWVVSDAGHFRLFAPAPLRRQVTLISDHYLYAFNMAALAALSRMGATRMILPVEATIPALRDVGKFLYGLGIAVVYGRVPLMASRLLPAGGVRGGEVVSPREERFRVVTDEHGSAVLPAEPFSASGSLHVLREAGIRDFFADLRGLGPAEMTEVLSALTADREIPGTSTFNLLRRNF
- a CDS encoding LemA family protein yields the protein MAYIPLVLLAIIIAWFVAAYNKLVRFRNQIKNAWHQIDVQLKRRYDLIPNLVEVVKDYMAYEQETLTKVIEARGAALSAKGPAAQAKAEGILTETLKSLFAVVENYPELKANKNVASLQEELTGTENKISFARRFYNDSVMTYNNAIQSIPTNFIASMFNFAQEAYFETEPESRTVPKANLR